From the genome of Flavobacterium ovatum, one region includes:
- the msrB gene encoding peptide-methionine (R)-S-oxide reductase MsrB, with the protein MKYPIEKTEAEWKEQLGEERYRILRQKGTEYAHTGAYNSHYEKGIYCCGACGEQLFESDSKFDAHCGWPSFDEAIPGKVKNVLDKTHGMIRTEIVCTNCGGHLGHVFNDGPTPTGERFCVNSLSIDFKE; encoded by the coding sequence ATGAAATATCCAATTGAAAAAACAGAAGCCGAATGGAAAGAACAATTAGGCGAAGAAAGATATCGAATTTTACGACAAAAAGGTACGGAATACGCTCACACAGGAGCTTATAACTCCCATTACGAAAAGGGTATCTATTGTTGTGGCGCTTGTGGAGAGCAATTATTCGAAAGTGACTCAAAATTTGATGCGCATTGCGGTTGGCCATCATTTGATGAAGCTATACCAGGAAAAGTAAAAAATGTGCTTGACAAAACACACGGTATGATTCGGACTGAAATCGTGTGTACCAATTGTGGTGGACATCTAGGTCACGTTTTTAATGATGGCCCTACTCCAACTGGTGAACGCTTTTGCGTAAACTCGTTATCGATTGATTTTAAGGAATAA